CGTCATGATGCGTCCTTGTCCCTTGCTGACGGAAACCAGTTGCCGGTGGCTCGAAACAGCGGCGAATGCGGGAGTGCATCGGCTGTCACCGACCGGCACTGAAGGTCGGTGGTCTCCTCGAATTCCAACCGTACGGCGAAATGGTGTACCGAATCAGGGTCGAAAGGCCCTGACCGGGTGGGCTACTTACGACGACGGTTAAGGTGGTCGAAGGTACGTGGCTTACTTACGGGTCGTAAGCATTGCTCAACAGGGCCCATGTGCTGCAGAAGGAAATCCTCTGCGGCCGCATCAACGCAGTCGACGACAAGGACTTAACGGATGACGCCCGGGCATACCTGCACTGACTACCCACGACCAGACAGACAACTCTCTGACCTGACGGCGTACCCTTTTCCTCCGTCTACAACAGCGACCGGCGCAACAAAACAGGAGCCGACGGCAGACTGCCGCGAAACAGGCACCACTGCCCAAACCCGTCCCCAGTTCTCAGAGTCGTTAGCCCACGCTCTATCAAGGAGTCGGAACCAACGCCCGAGTAAGGGTGAAGTCCGTCGCGCAGACGTGCTGGCGCTCATCAGTGCAGGTTCGCGGTGCCCGTGCTGACGGTCGCCCAACCCCAGGGCCCGGTATCGCCGCCTGCCGTGGAGCGGCGGGCGATTCTCGTTGCAGTGCGGAGCCGTTCGTCGGTCAATGCACCCCTCGAATGGGCTGCTCGTCGTGCGCGCGCCGCCGATCTGCCGCTCATGCTCGTTCACGCGGTTCCTGCTGCCGACTCGATGCCGCCCGGGACGTGTTACGCCGACGTGGTCACCGCGGGCCGCAGAATGCTGCAGGATGAAGCCATTCGGTTGTCCACTGACTATCCGAGCGTGCGGGTCAGCACCTACCTCCACTGCGGGGACGTCGTCCATGCCCTGCTCGGGCTATCAGCCGGTGCGTCTCTGCTCGTCGTGGGCGCGGACCGGGTGAACACCCTCACTGGTGTCTTCCAGGGCTCTGTAGCCATTCAGGTGGTGTTGGGGTCACTCGCTTCGGTCCTGATCATCCCGACCGGTCCACGCGGTAACAGCGAAAAGAATGGTACCGCCCACGGGCACGTCGTGGTGGG
This genomic interval from Arthrobacter agilis contains the following:
- a CDS encoding universal stress protein, whose product is MLTVAQPQGPVSPPAVERRAILVAVRSRSSVNAPLEWAARRARAADLPLMLVHAVPAADSMPPGTCYADVVTAGRRMLQDEAIRLSTDYPSVRVSTYLHCGDVVHALLGLSAGASLLVVGADRVNTLTGVFQGSVAIQVVLGSLASVLIIPTGPRGNSEKNGTAHGHVVVGVDGSAESSAALTRAAAEAHRLGAALRVIAAVRPASPPAETLVVDTSAMLSAIHAAYPSLRVSWIVDALRTPARALMRHSPDAALLVIGRHGRGATAGMGIGSVTHTLLLRPPCPMLVITLPDPAPLAEPKTETALDEVHRPPLALT